The Toxorhynchites rutilus septentrionalis strain SRP chromosome 3, ASM2978413v1, whole genome shotgun sequence genome includes a region encoding these proteins:
- the LOC129775953 gene encoding protein Vhl → MTRSIWTISISSTMEDDPDLRSVHAEIRSFVLFRNFTQRSVDIYWVNYSSKFIHYSALEPTAQVAVNTYVTHPWVFIDKMTGERMMVNHEPVYYPVPWYNNIDASGKLGRTNVQIHFPLRSLRDICAWKIIASLRDKESFVQLELPKVLLEDLRACYNLFLANTKLTK, encoded by the coding sequence ATGACTAGAAGTATCTGGACGATTTCTATATCATCGACAATGGAAGATGATCCAGATCTGAGATCTGTACATGCAGAAATACGTTCGTTTGTACTATTCAGAAATTTTACACAACGGTCAGTTGATATTTACTGGGTAAATTATTCCTCCAAATTTATCCACTATTCGGCTCTCGAACCAACCGCTCAGGTAGCGGTTAATACGTACGTCACCCATCCCTGGGTTTTCATCGACAAGATGACCGGCGAAAGAATGATGGTTAACCACGAGCCGGTATATTATCCTGTCCCGTGGTACAATAATATCGACGCCAGCGGCAAGTTGGGACGCACCAACGTTCAAATACATTTCCCGCTGAGAAGTTTGAGGGATATCTGTGCCTGGAAAATAATCGCATCGCTTAGGGACAAAGAAAGTTTCGTTCAGCTTGAACTCCCGAAGGTTCTACTCGAGGATCTAAGAGCATGTTATAATCTCTTTTTAGCAAATACCAAGTTAACGAAATAG